The Streptomyces sp. HUAS CB01 genome has a segment encoding these proteins:
- a CDS encoding UDP-N-acetylmuramate dehydrogenase, translated as MLELHDAPLAPLTTFRLGGPATRLVTATTDDEVIAAVREADAAGTPLLLIGGGSNLVIGDKGFDGTALRIATTGFRLEGEELELAAGEVWTDAVARTVEAGLAGLECLSGIPGSAGATPIQNVGAYGQEVSSTITEVVAYDRRGGGTVTVPNAECGFSYRHSRFKAEPDRYVVLRVRFRLEDAGGLSAPIRYAETARVLGVEPGDRVPAAAAREAVLKLRAGKGMVLDPEDHDTWSAGSFFTNPILTAAEYETFLDRVRERLGEDVTPPAYPAGDGHTKTSAAWLIDRAGFTKGYGSGPARISTKHTLALTNRGDATTEDLLALAREVVAGVRDAFGVTLVNEPVTVGVSL; from the coding sequence GTGCTGGAACTCCATGACGCTCCCCTCGCCCCGCTGACCACCTTCCGACTGGGTGGTCCGGCCACCCGTCTCGTCACGGCCACGACCGACGACGAGGTGATCGCCGCCGTCCGCGAGGCGGACGCGGCCGGCACGCCGCTGCTGCTCATCGGCGGCGGCAGCAACCTGGTGATCGGGGACAAGGGGTTCGACGGCACGGCCCTGCGCATCGCCACCACCGGCTTCCGCCTGGAGGGGGAGGAGCTGGAACTCGCCGCGGGCGAGGTGTGGACCGACGCCGTGGCCCGCACCGTCGAGGCCGGACTCGCCGGCCTGGAATGCCTCTCCGGCATCCCCGGCTCGGCAGGCGCCACCCCGATCCAGAACGTCGGGGCGTACGGCCAGGAGGTGTCCAGCACCATCACCGAGGTCGTCGCCTACGACCGGCGCGGCGGCGGGACGGTCACCGTGCCGAACGCCGAATGCGGCTTCTCCTACCGCCACAGCCGCTTCAAGGCCGAGCCCGACCGTTACGTGGTGCTGCGCGTCCGGTTCCGGCTGGAGGACGCGGGCGGTCTGTCCGCACCCATCAGGTACGCCGAGACCGCGCGGGTGCTCGGCGTCGAGCCGGGCGACCGGGTGCCTGCGGCGGCGGCCCGCGAGGCGGTGCTGAAGCTGCGCGCCGGCAAGGGCATGGTGCTGGACCCCGAGGACCACGACACCTGGTCCGCCGGTTCCTTCTTCACCAACCCGATCCTCACGGCCGCCGAGTACGAGACCTTCCTGGACCGGGTGAGGGAACGGCTCGGCGAGGACGTCACCCCGCCCGCCTACCCCGCCGGTGACGGGCACACGAAGACCTCCGCCGCCTGGCTCATCGACAGGGCCGGCTTCACCAAGGGCTACGGCAGCGGCCCCGCCCGGATCTCCACCAAGCACACCCTGGCCCTCACCAACCGCGGCGACGCCACCACCGAGGACCTCCTCGCGCTCGCCCGCGAGGTGGTCGCCGGGGTCCGCGACGCCTTCGGGGTCACCCTCGTCAACGAGCCGGTGACGGTCGGCGTCAGCCTCTGA
- a CDS encoding adenosine deaminase, producing the protein MERVRDLSLLPKAHLHLHFTGSMRPGTLLELADKHGVHLPDALTGGEPPKLRATDERGWFRFQRLYDMARSCLREPEDIRRLVRETAQEDVRDGSGWLEIQVDPTSYAPMLGGLIPALEIILDSVEEAARETGLGMRVVVAANRMKHPLDARTLARLAVRYADRGVVGFGLSNDERRGMARDFDRAFAIARDGGLLAAPHGGELTGPFSVRDCLDDLHASRIGHGVRAAEDPRLLRKLAERGVTCEVCPASNVALGVYEKPEDVPLRTLWDAGVPMALGADDPLLFGSRLAAQYEIARRHHGFTDEELAELARQSVRASAAPQDVRDGLLTGIDEWLKD; encoded by the coding sequence ATGGAGCGAGTACGCGATCTCAGCCTGCTGCCCAAGGCCCATCTGCATCTGCACTTCACCGGGTCGATGCGGCCCGGCACCCTGCTGGAGCTCGCCGACAAGCACGGCGTGCACCTCCCCGACGCGCTGACCGGCGGCGAACCGCCGAAGCTCCGGGCGACGGACGAGCGGGGCTGGTTCCGCTTCCAGCGGCTCTACGACATGGCGCGGTCCTGTCTGCGCGAGCCGGAGGACATCCGGAGGCTGGTGCGGGAGACGGCCCAGGAGGACGTCAGGGACGGTTCCGGCTGGCTGGAGATCCAGGTCGACCCGACCTCGTACGCCCCGATGCTCGGCGGGCTGATCCCCGCCCTGGAGATCATTCTCGACTCCGTGGAGGAGGCGGCGCGGGAGACCGGGCTGGGGATGCGCGTCGTGGTCGCCGCCAACCGGATGAAGCATCCGCTGGACGCCCGCACGCTCGCGCGGCTCGCCGTGCGCTACGCCGACCGCGGGGTGGTCGGCTTCGGTCTGTCCAACGACGAGCGCCGCGGTATGGCGAGGGACTTCGACCGCGCGTTCGCGATCGCCCGTGACGGCGGTCTCCTGGCGGCCCCGCACGGCGGCGAGCTGACCGGTCCGTTCTCCGTGCGGGACTGTCTGGACGATCTCCACGCCTCCAGGATCGGCCACGGGGTCCGCGCCGCCGAGGACCCGCGGCTGCTGCGCAAGCTGGCGGAGCGCGGTGTGACCTGCGAGGTGTGCCCCGCGTCGAACGTGGCCCTCGGGGTCTACGAGAAGCCCGAGGACGTACCCCTGCGCACGCTGTGGGACGCGGGTGTGCCGATGGCGCTGGGCGCGGACGACCCGCTGCTCTTCGGCTCGCGGCTGGCGGCCCAGTACGAGATCGCCCGGCGCCACCACGGCTTCACCGACGAGGAGCTGGCGGAGCTGGCCCGCCAGTCGGTGCGGGCCTCGGCGGCGCCGCAGGACGTGCGCGACGGTCTGCTCACCGGGATCGACGAGTGGCTGAAGGACTGA
- a CDS encoding pyridoxal phosphate-dependent aminotransferase: MSAATPPTERRVSARIGAISESATLAVDAKAKALKAAGRPVIGFGAGEPDFPTPDYIVEAAIEACKNPKYHRYTPAGGLPELKKAIAEKTLRDSGYEVDPAQVLVTNGGKQAIYEAFAAILDPGDEVIVPAPYWTTYPESIRLAGGVPVEVVADETTGYRVSVEQLEAARTEKTKVVLFVSPSNPTGAVYSAADTEAIARWALEHGLWVLTDEIYEHLVYGDAAFTSIPAVVPELRDKCIVVNGVAKTYAMTGWRVGWIVGPKDVVKAATNLQSHATSNVSNVAQVAALAAVSGDLDAVATMREAFDRRRQTIVRMLNEIDGVVCPEPEGAFYAYPSVKGLLGKEIRGQRPRTSVELAALILDEAEVAVVPGEAFGTPGYLRLSYALGDEDLVEGVSRMQKLLAEARD; encoded by the coding sequence ATGAGCGCTGCAACTCCTCCCACCGAGCGCCGGGTCTCCGCCCGTATCGGCGCGATCTCCGAGTCCGCGACCCTCGCCGTCGACGCCAAGGCCAAGGCCCTCAAGGCCGCCGGCCGTCCGGTGATCGGCTTCGGGGCGGGCGAGCCGGACTTCCCGACCCCGGACTACATCGTCGAGGCCGCGATCGAGGCCTGCAAGAACCCGAAGTACCACCGCTACACCCCGGCCGGCGGTCTGCCGGAGCTGAAGAAGGCGATCGCGGAGAAGACGCTCCGCGACTCGGGCTACGAGGTCGATCCGGCGCAGGTGCTGGTGACCAACGGCGGCAAGCAGGCGATCTACGAGGCTTTCGCGGCGATCCTGGACCCGGGCGACGAGGTCATCGTCCCGGCGCCGTACTGGACGACGTACCCGGAGTCGATCCGGCTGGCCGGCGGTGTCCCGGTGGAGGTCGTCGCGGACGAGACCACCGGCTACCGGGTCTCCGTGGAGCAGCTGGAGGCGGCCCGCACGGAGAAGACGAAGGTCGTGCTGTTCGTCTCCCCGTCCAACCCGACCGGCGCGGTCTACAGCGCGGCGGACACCGAGGCGATCGCCCGCTGGGCGCTCGAGCACGGTCTGTGGGTGCTGACGGACGAGATCTACGAGCACCTGGTCTACGGCGACGCCGCGTTCACCTCGATCCCCGCGGTCGTGCCCGAGCTGCGCGACAAGTGCATCGTGGTCAACGGCGTGGCGAAGACGTACGCGATGACCGGCTGGCGGGTGGGCTGGATCGTCGGCCCGAAGGACGTCGTCAAGGCCGCGACCAACCTGCAGTCGCACGCCACCTCCAACGTCTCGAACGTGGCGCAGGTCGCGGCGCTCGCCGCGGTCTCCGGCGACCTGGACGCCGTAGCGACGATGCGTGAGGCGTTCGACCGCCGCCGGCAGACCATCGTGCGGATGCTCAACGAGATCGACGGCGTGGTCTGCCCGGAGCCCGAGGGCGCCTTCTACGCGTACCCGTCGGTGAAGGGCCTGCTGGGCAAGGAGATCCGCGGGCAGCGGCCGCGGACCTCCGTGGAGCTCGCGGCGCTGATCCTGGACGAGGCCGAGGTGGCGGTCGTCCCCGGCGAGGCGTTCGGCACGCCGGGTTACCTGCGGCTGTCGTACGCGCTGGGCGACGAGGACCTGGTCGAGGGCGTCTCGCGGATGCAGAAGCTGCTGGCGGAGGCCCGGGACTGA
- the secE gene encoding preprotein translocase subunit SecE, which yields MTDAVGSIDMPDAEDEAPESRKKTRKGGKRGKKGPLGRLALFYRQVVAELRKVVWPTRSQLTTYTTVVIVFVVIMIGLVTVIDYGFQAAVKYVFG from the coding sequence GTGACGGACGCCGTGGGCTCCATCGACATGCCTGATGCCGAGGACGAGGCGCCCGAGTCCCGTAAGAAGACCCGTAAGGGTGGCAAGCGCGGGAAGAAGGGCCCCTTGGGCCGCCTCGCGCTGTTCTACCGGCAGGTCGTCGCCGAGCTGCGCAAGGTCGTCTGGCCCACGCGCAGCCAGCTGACCACGTACACGACCGTGGTGATCGTCTTCGTCGTCATCATGATCGGTCTTGTGACCGTGATCGACTATGGCTTCCAGGCAGCCGTCAAGTACGTCTTCGGCTGA
- the nusG gene encoding transcription termination/antitermination protein NusG, with the protein MSDPNLNDAVEPSDSLESAEDALDIVEAADSVDPDQAEAADAAAGEPAEQAAIHVDEDAEAVAEVDEDAEAAEAVADEEPAEEAEPEAPVDPVAALREELRGLPGEWYVIHTYAGYEKRVKANLEQRAVSLNVEDFIYQAEVPEEEIVQIKNGERKNVRQNKLPGYVLVRMDLTNESWGVVRNTPGVTGFVGNAYDPYPLTLDEIVKMLAPEAEEKAAREAAEAEGKPAPARKVEVQVLDFEVGDSVTVTDGPFATLQATINEINPDSKKVKGLVEIFGRETPVELSFDQIQKN; encoded by the coding sequence GTGTCTGACCCGAACCTGAACGACGCCGTTGAGCCGAGCGACAGCCTCGAGTCCGCTGAGGACGCGCTCGACATCGTCGAGGCGGCGGACTCCGTCGACCCGGACCAGGCGGAAGCTGCTGACGCCGCTGCGGGCGAGCCCGCCGAGCAGGCCGCGATCCACGTGGACGAGGACGCCGAGGCCGTCGCCGAGGTCGACGAGGACGCCGAGGCCGCGGAGGCCGTGGCCGACGAGGAGCCGGCCGAGGAGGCCGAGCCGGAGGCTCCGGTCGACCCCGTCGCCGCGCTCCGCGAGGAGCTGCGCGGGCTGCCCGGCGAGTGGTATGTGATCCACACCTACGCCGGCTACGAGAAGCGCGTGAAGGCCAACCTGGAGCAGCGCGCCGTCTCGCTGAACGTCGAGGACTTCATCTACCAGGCCGAGGTGCCCGAGGAAGAGATCGTCCAGATCAAGAACGGCGAGCGCAAGAACGTCCGGCAGAACAAGCTGCCCGGCTACGTGCTCGTCCGGATGGACCTGACGAACGAGTCCTGGGGCGTCGTCCGCAACACCCCCGGTGTCACCGGCTTCGTCGGCAACGCCTACGACCCGTACCCGCTGACCCTGGACGAGATCGTCAAGATGCTCGCCCCGGAGGCGGAGGAGAAGGCGGCCCGCGAGGCGGCCGAGGCCGAGGGCAAGCCGGCGCCGGCCCGCAAGGTCGAGGTCCAGGTGCTGGACTTCGAGGTCGGCGACTCGGTCACCGTCACCGACGGTCCGTTCGCCACCCTGCAGGCCACGATCAACGAGATCAACCCCGACTCGAAGAAGGTCAAGGGCCTCGTCGAGATCTTCGGCCGCGAGACCCCGGTCGAGCTGAGCTTCGACCAGATCCAGAAGAACTGA
- the rplK gene encoding 50S ribosomal protein L11, producing MPPKKKKVTGLIKLQIQAGAANPAPPVGPALGQHGVNIMEFCKAYNAATESQRGMVVPVEITVYEDRSFTFVTKTPPAAKLILKAAGVDKGSGEPHKTKVAKLTRDQVREIATTKMPDLNANDLDAAEKIIAGTARSMGITVEG from the coding sequence ATGCCTCCCAAGAAGAAGAAGGTCACGGGGCTTATCAAGCTCCAGATCCAGGCCGGCGCCGCCAACCCGGCTCCGCCGGTCGGCCCCGCGCTGGGTCAGCACGGCGTCAACATCATGGAGTTCTGCAAGGCCTACAACGCTGCGACAGAGTCGCAGCGTGGCATGGTCGTGCCGGTGGAGATCACGGTCTACGAGGACCGTTCCTTCACCTTCGTCACCAAGACTCCGCCGGCCGCCAAGCTGATCCTCAAGGCCGCGGGCGTGGACAAGGGCTCCGGCGAGCCGCACAAGACCAAGGTCGCCAAGCTGACGCGCGACCAGGTCCGCGAGATCGCCACCACCAAGATGCCCGACCTGAACGCCAACGACCTGGACGCCGCCGAGAAGATCATCGCCGGCACCGCCCGTTCCATGGGCATCACGGTCGAGGGCTGA
- the rplA gene encoding 50S ribosomal protein L1, with protein MKRSKALRNADAKVDRERNYAPLEAVRLAKDTASTKFDGTVEVAFRLGVDPRKADQMVRGTVNLPHGTGKTARVLVFATGDRAAAAEAAGADIVGSDELIDEVSKGRLDFDAVVATPDLMGKVGRLGRVLGPRGLMPNPKTGTVTMDVAKAVTEIKGGKIEFRVDKHSNLHFIIGKVSFDETKLVENYAAALEEILRLKPSAAKGRYIKKATLTTTMGPGIPLDSNRTRNLLVEEDPAAV; from the coding sequence GTGAAGCGCAGCAAGGCTCTCCGCAACGCGGACGCCAAGGTCGACCGGGAGCGCAACTACGCCCCGCTCGAGGCCGTCCGTCTTGCGAAGGACACCGCCAGCACCAAGTTCGACGGCACCGTCGAGGTCGCCTTCCGCCTGGGCGTCGACCCGCGCAAGGCCGACCAGATGGTCCGTGGCACCGTGAACCTTCCGCACGGCACCGGCAAGACCGCCCGGGTCCTGGTCTTCGCGACCGGTGACCGTGCTGCGGCCGCGGAGGCCGCTGGCGCCGACATCGTCGGCTCCGACGAACTGATCGACGAGGTCTCGAAGGGCCGTCTGGACTTCGACGCCGTCGTCGCCACCCCGGACCTCATGGGCAAGGTCGGCCGCCTCGGCCGCGTGCTCGGTCCCCGTGGTCTGATGCCGAACCCGAAGACCGGCACCGTCACCATGGACGTCGCCAAGGCCGTCACCGAGATCAAGGGCGGCAAGATCGAGTTCCGAGTGGACAAGCACTCGAACCTGCACTTCATCATCGGCAAGGTCTCCTTCGACGAGACCAAGCTGGTGGAGAACTACGCCGCGGCGCTGGAGGAGATCCTCCGTCTGAAGCCGTCCGCCGCGAAGGGCCGCTACATCAAGAAGGCGACCCTGACCACCACCATGGGCCCCGGCATCCCGCTGGACTCGAACCGCACCCGCAACCTCCTCGTCGAGGAGGACCCGGCCGCGGTCTGA
- the rplJ gene encoding 50S ribosomal protein L10, translated as MARPDKSAAVAELTDKFRSSNAAVLTEYRGLTVAQLKQLRRSLGENAQYAVVKNTLTKIAANEAGITSLDDQFAGPTAVAFITGDPVESAKGLRDFAKENPNLIIKGGVLDGKALSADEIKKLADLESREVLLAKLAGAMKGKQSQAAALFQALPSKLVRTVDALRAKQAEQGGAE; from the coding sequence ATGGCGAGGCCCGACAAGTCCGCCGCGGTCGCCGAGCTGACGGACAAGTTCCGCAGCTCGAACGCCGCCGTGCTGACCGAGTACCGCGGTCTCACCGTGGCGCAGCTGAAGCAGCTGCGCCGTTCGCTCGGTGAGAACGCCCAGTACGCCGTGGTGAAGAACACGCTGACCAAGATTGCGGCCAACGAGGCCGGGATCACCTCGCTCGACGACCAGTTCGCTGGTCCGACGGCGGTCGCCTTCATCACCGGTGACCCGGTGGAGTCGGCGAAGGGTCTTCGTGACTTCGCCAAGGAGAACCCGAACCTCATCATCAAGGGCGGTGTCCTTGACGGCAAGGCGCTGTCCGCCGATGAGATCAAGAAGCTTGCGGACCTCGAGTCCCGCGAGGTTCTGCTCGCCAAGCTGGCGGGTGCCATGAAGGGCAAGCAGTCCCAGGCTGCCGCGCTCTTCCAGGCGCTCCCGTCGAAGCTCGTCCGCACCGTGGA